The following DNA comes from Bos indicus x Bos taurus breed Angus x Brahman F1 hybrid chromosome 5, Bos_hybrid_MaternalHap_v2.0, whole genome shotgun sequence.
AGGTATCGACCCATCATCTCAGTGAGGAAAGAATTGAGGCTGTCATCGACACAAGCAACAGGCCCCTGACCTTGTCTCCAGGCACCTAAACCCTATCCCTCTTCCACCCCACCCACCTCTTCTTTGGTGGCCACCAGCCCCAATTCCATCCCTGTACCCCTCAGGTCCAGGACTTTGGCTGGCCTGAGCTGCACGCACCCCCCCTAGACAAGCTGTGCTCCATTTGCAAAGCCATGGAGACCTGGCTCAGTGCTGACCCGCAGCACGTGGTCGTATTGTACTGCAAGGTGAGCTGGAACTTCAGGTTCACAGGACTGGGGGCCCTCAGCAAAGGGCCCCAGCAAGCCCTCTATCCCTCTTTGTCCTCAGGGGAGCAAGGGCAAGCTCGGGGTCATCGTCTCTGCCTACATGCACTACAGCAAGATCTCTGCAGGGTAAGGTGCCCCAGCCCCAAGTCCCCCCTTCCCCAGGGACCCTCCCTCCAGCTGGCCCTTGATGAGCCCCACTCCTCTAAAGCCCACCTCAGGGTTCAGAGCCATTTACTATAAACTTGAGCTTTCCACCTCCTTTTTCTCACTTGTACTTCACCACTTtcctagggctgctataacaaagtgccACAGACTAAGTAGCTTAAGACAACAGAACTTTGTTGTCTCAGTTCTGGAAGCTccaagtctgaaatcaaggtgtcagcagggccacacTCGCACTGAGACTCTTGGAGTGGCCTCTTCCCAGCTGCCGGTGGGGGCCAGCAGTCCTTGGTGTCCCTTGGCTTACAGATGTATcgctccagtctctgccttcgtcgtcacatggccttcttcctgtgtgtctgtgtgtctgtgtctcttcttcttttcttctaagGCCACCAATCACATTGGATTAAGGGctcaccctactccagtataacatcttaattaattacatctgcaacgACCCTAtgtccaaataaggtcacattctgaggtacatATCTTctggggggacacaattcaacccatttctgttgtttagtcgctaagtcatatccgactcttctgcaaccccatggactatagcccgccaggctcctctgccatgggatttcccaggcaagaatactggagtgggtgaccatttccttctccaggggatcttcccgacccagggatcaaacccatgtctcctgcattggcaggtgggttctttaccactgagccacgggggaagccccaGTTCAACGCATAGCATGGTCTTAttgtcccatttcacagaggaagaaactaaaaCTCAGGGAACAGTTGCCTGCAGTCCAACAACTAGTAAAGTGGCTGCTTGTGGGGTTTCTAGTTCTCTGCACCACCACTCTGAACTTCCTCTAGACTTCCGGGGAATCAcacctctcttctctcccctggAGCTTAGGAAAGGGAGACCAGGATGTAACCACCCCCTTAGCCCCCACACTGGCCCCTGTCTCCCCAGGGCAGACCAGGCACTGGCGACCCTTACCATGCGGAAGTTCTGTGAAGACAAGGTTGCCGCAGAATTGCAGCCCTCCCAGCGCCGGTGAGCAGCCTGGGTGGGGATGGGCCAGGCGAGCAGGTCCCTCCGTGGCTGCCAAGGCCAAGCTTATCTCATTCATGCAGCACACCTTCCTGGAGCACCTCCTGTGTGCTAGGGGCTTGTGTCAGGTGCTGAGAATGCAGAACAAATCCAAGGTCCCTGCTCTCATGGGGCTTATTGACATGCTGGTGGGGTAGAAGGCAATAAACCTATAAATAAATAGACAAGATCGTTTGGGATGTTAGCAACAGCTATACAGAAAATAAAGCTGAGTCTTGTGATAAAGAGGGACTCAAGGGATAGTCAGGGCCCATGGCTATACCACGTGAGACCGAGACCTGGAAGGGGCTTACATCCCCCTTGACATCCGGCCACCAGGTATATCACCTACTTCAGCGGTCTGCTGTCCGGGTCCATCCGCATGAACAGCAGCCCTCTCTTCCTGCACCACGTGCTGGTGCCCGTGCTGCCAGCCTTTGAACCTGGTGCAGGtgagtctgcctggaatgtgccCCATCGGGGGGCTGTGCCCCACCCCTCCACTCAACGCCCTTCATGTACCTTCTCTTTTTTGCTCCTCTAGGATTCCAGCCCTTCCTCAAGATCTACCAGTCCATGCAGCTTGTTTACACATCAGGAATCTAGTGAGTGCTCTGTTGCCAGACAGACCCCTCCTCCCTGAATCCCTGTTTTTCCAGCCTTTCCCAGACAGCTGGGCCTCCAGCTCTAGCCACTGCACCCCAAAACTAATAGCATCCTagaatccattttacagatggggaagctgatgCTTAAAGAGCTCGCGCTCAGGGAGGGCTCAGTCTCTGATCTCCCAACTCCCTGTTGACTCTTCACAGCCACCGGTGCACCCAAGTGCCCCTGATTCAGCTCTGCCCTCTCTCTTCCCCAGTCACGTTGCAGGCCCTGGTCCCCAGCAGCTTTGTATCAGCCTGGAGCCAGCCCTCCTCCTCAAAGGCGATGTCATGGTGAGGGGGCCTTAGCCACAGGGAGAGTCCTGGGGGTGGGGTCGGGGTGGTGGTGAACGCTGCCAGCTGCACCGTCTCTGGAGAGCCATTGATTTAAGGCAGGCTGGAGGGCAAGGAGGTTGTCTTCCTGATGGGGAGGTCAACTTGGAGCCAaggtggaagcacagaggagaTGTGTGTGGACACAGAGCCTGAACGCTGGTCTTCCTCCCCTCACCCAGGTAACATGCTATCACAAGGGTAGCCGGGGAACTGACCGGACCCTCGTATTCCGAGTCCAGTTCCACACATGCACCATCCATGGACCACGGCTCACCTTCTCCAAGGACCAGTTGGATGAGGCCTGGACCGGTGAGTTGGAGACAAGTGGCCTGGGGGCTGGAGCCCGGGTGAGGCAGGCAGGTGGGTAAGGGCAGGGAGGGGGGCACCTGGCTCCTCACCGTCCACTCCCCACAGAGGAGAGGTTCCCCTTCCAAGCCTCGGTGGAGTTCGTcttctcctccagcccagagAAGATCAAAGGTAAGAGCCAAgcctgggagggggcaggagtCAGGGGGTTGTCTCCCTGCTCCTCACCCCCGGGACGCCCCTCTATAGGTAACACCCCACGGAATGAGCCCTCCGTCTCTGTCGACTACAACACTGCAGAGCCCGCAGTGCGCTGGGACTCCTACGAGAACTTCAACTTGCACCATGAGGACAGTGCGGATGGTGTGTGGGGTGTCCCCAGAGGTGGCGGGAGGTGGAGTTTCTGGCGGGGGCGGTACATGCTTCCCTCCCTAGACAGACACCCTTCCAAGAGACACCCCCTGAGCTGGAGTCTCCGGCACCATCCCCTATTAACACACGTGCTttatctgtctctccctctctctctctcacttttgcCTGCTTGCTCTCCTGCCCTGATCCTCTCCCCACTCAGACTCTGTCACCCACACCCGGGGGCCCCTGGATGGCAGTCCTTATGCCCAGGTGCAGCGAGCCCCCCGCCAGACCCCGCCGGCCCCGTCTCCggagccacccccacccccgctgctTTCTGTCAGCAGCGACTCTGGCCACTCCTCCACACTGACCACAGAGCCAGCTGCCGAGTCCCCTGGCCGGCCACCCCCGACGGCTGCCGAGCGGCAGGAGCTCGAGCGCCTGCTGGGAGGCTGTGGAGTGGCTAGTGGGGGCCGGGGAGCTGGGCGCGAGACGGCCATCCTTGATGACGAAGACCAGCCTGGTGCAGGCGGAGGCCCCCACCTCGGAATATATTCGGGACACAGGCCTGGCCTCAGCCGCCACTGCTCCTGCCGCCAGGGCTACCGGGAACCCTGCGGGGTCCCCAATGGAGGCTACTACCGGCCAGAGGGGACCCTGGAGAGGCGGCGGCTGGCTTTCGGAGCCTATGAGGGGCCCCCCCAGGGTTATGCTGAGCCCTCCGTGGAGAAGAGACGCCTCTGCCGCTCGCTGTCCGAGGGGCCGTACCCCTACCCGTCTGAGCTGGGGAAACCCGCCAATGGAGACTTTGGCTACCGCCCCCCAGGCTACCGGGAGGTGGTGATCCTGGAAGACCCGGGGCTGCCTCCGCTGTGCTCGTGCCCCGCCTGTGAGGAGAAGCTAGCACTGCCCACGGCAGCCCTCTATGGGCTGCGGCTggagagggaggctggagaggggtGGGCAAGTGAGGCTGGCAAGCCCCTCCTGCACCCAGTGCGACCCGGGCACCCGCTGCCCCTGCTGGTGCCTGCCTGTGGGCACCACCACACCCCGCTGCCTGACTACAGCTGCTTGAAGCCACCCAAGGCAGGCGAGGAAGGGCATGAGGGCTGCTCCTACGCCTTGTGCCCCGAGGGAAGGTATGGGCACCCAGGGTACCCTGCCCTGGTGACGTACGGCTATGGAGGAGCAGTTCCCAGTTACTGCCCAGCATATGGCCGGGTGCCACACAGCTGTGGGTCTCCAGGTGAGGGCAGAGGGTATCCCAGCCCTCGTGCCCACTCCCCCCGGGCTGGCTCCATTTCCCCGGGCAGCCCGCCCTACCCCCAGTCCAGGAAGCTGAGCTACGAGATCCctgcagaggagggaggggaccgGTATCCGCTGCCTGGGCACCTGGCCCCAGCAGGACCCTTGGCATCTGCAGGTGAGGCCCTGGGAAGGGGGATGCCCAGGGCAGAAGAGGGTTCTGGGGAATGGTGGGGAAAGCACAGACTGAGGAAGAGCTAAGCCAGGCAAAAGGGGCTCTTCCTGGCCTACAGCTCCTCTCCCTGCAGAGTCGCCAGAGCCTGTGTCCTGGAGGGAGGGTCCCAGCGGGCACAGCACCCTGCCCCGGTCCCCGCGAGATGCCCAGTGCAGCGCTGCTTCCGAGCTGTCTGGTCCTTCCACGCCGCTGCACACCAGCAGCCCCGTCCAGGGCAAGGAGAGGTGCTTCATGGGGCTGGGCAGCTCAGGGGCCTCCTTATCTGGGTAGACACTGAAGCTTGGGTTGGGAGGCAGCTCACGCAGGGCTCTGCAACCCAACTAAACTCCCGCCCGCC
Coding sequences within:
- the TNS2 gene encoding tensin-2 isoform X3, which codes for MERRWDLDLTYVTERILAASFPARPDEQRHRGHLRELAHVLQSKHRDKYLLFNLSEKRHDLTRLNPKVQDFGWPELHAPPLDKLCSICKAMETWLSADPQHVVVLYCKGSKGKLGVIVSAYMHYSKISAGADQALATLTMRKFCEDKVAAELQPSQRRYITYFSGLLSGSIRMNSSPLFLHHVLVPVLPAFEPGAGFQPFLKIYQSMQLVYTSGIYHVAGPGPQQLCISLEPALLLKGDVMVTCYHKGSRGTDRTLVFRVQFHTCTIHGPRLTFSKDQLDEAWTEERFPFQASVEFVFSSSPEKIKGNTPRNEPSVSVDYNTAEPAVRWDSYENFNLHHEDSADDSVTHTRGPLDGSPYAQVQRAPRQTPPAPSPEPPPPPLLSVSSDSGHSSTLTTEPAAESPGRPPPTAAERQELERLLGGCGVASGGRGAGRETAILDDEDQPGAGGGPHLGIYSGHRPGLSRHCSCRQGYREPCGVPNGGYYRPEGTLERRRLAFGAYEGPPQGYAEPSVEKRRLCRSLSEGPYPYPSELGKPANGDFGYRPPGYREVVILEDPGLPPLCSCPACEEKLALPTAALYGLRLEREAGEGWASEAGKPLLHPVRPGHPLPLLVPACGHHHTPLPDYSCLKPPKAGEEGHEGCSYALCPEGRYGHPGYPALVTYGYGGAVPSYCPAYGRVPHSCGSPGEGRGYPSPRAHSPRAGSISPGSPPYPQSRKLSYEIPAEEGGDRYPLPGHLAPAGPLASAAPLPAESPEPVSWREGPSGHSTLPRSPRDAQCSAASELSGPSTPLHTSSPVQGKESARRQDTRSPTLAPTQRLSPAEALPPVSQGGADKAPELPARSGPEPPAPGAFSLASPPSSPNDWPQERSPGGRSDSASPRGPVPNTLPGLRHAPWQGLRDPPDSPDGSPLTPVPTQMPWLVASPEPPQSSPTPAFPLAASYDINGAPQPPLPEKRHLLGPGQQPGPWGPEQVSPPARGASHHVTFAPLLPDNTPQPPEPPMQESQSNVKFVQDTSKFWYKPHLSRDQAITLLKDKDPGAFLIRDSHSFQGAYGLALKVATPPPSAQSWKGDPSEQLVRHFLIETGPKGVKIKGCPSEPYFGSLSALVSQHSISPLSLPCCLRIPSKDPLEEVPEAPVPSNMSTAADLLRQGAACSVLYLTSVETESLTGPQAVARASSAALSCSPRPTPAVVHFKVSAQGITLTDNQRKLFFRRHYPVNSITFSSTDPQDRRWTNSDGTTSKIFGFVAKKPGSPWENVCHLFAELDPDQPAGAIVTFITKVLLGQRK
- the TNS2 gene encoding tensin-2 isoform X6, with the translated sequence MGWPGGSPCCCPAPPRPRPAGRPPQPRKAEPHSFREKVFRKKPPVCAVCKAAIDGTGVSCRVCKVATHRKCEAKVTSSCQALPPVELRRNTAPVRRIEHLGSTKSLNHSKQRSTLPRSFSLDPLMERRWDLDLTYVTERILAASFPARPDEQRHRGHLRELAHVLQSKHRDKYLLFNLSEKRHDLTRLNPKVQDFGWPELHAPPLDKLCSICKAMETWLSADPQHVVVLYCKGSKGKLGVIVSAYMHYSKISAGADQALATLTMRKFCEDKVAAELQPSQRRYITYFSGLLSGSIRMNSSPLFLHHVLVPVLPAFEPGAGFQPFLKIYQSMQLVYTSGIYHVAGPGPQQLCISLEPALLLKGDVMVTCYHKGSRGTDRTLVFRVQFHTCTIHGPRLTFSKDQLDEAWTEERFPFQASVEFVFSSSPEKIKGNTPRNEPSVSVDYNTAEPAVRWDSYENFNLHHEDSADDSVTHTRGPLDGSPYAQVQRAPRQTPPAPSPEPPPPPLLSVSSDSGHSSTLTTEPAAESPGRPPPTAAERQELERLLGGCGVASGGRGAGRETAILDDEDQPGAGGGPHLGIYSGHRPGLSRHCSCRQGYREPCGVPNGGYYRPEGTLERRRLAFGAYEGPPQGYAEPSVEKRRLCRSLSEGPYPYPSELGKPANGDFGYRPPGYREVVILEDPGLPPLCSCPACEEKLALPTAALYGLRLEREAGEGWASEAGKPLLHPVRPGHPLPLLVPACGHHHTPLPDYSCLKPPKAGEEGHEGCSYALCPEGRYGHPGYPALVTYGYGGAVPSYCPAYGRVPHSCGSPGEGRGYPSPRAHSPRAGSISPGSPPYPQSRKLSYEIPAEEGGDRYPLPGHLAPAGPLASAESPEPVSWREGPSGHSTLPRSPRDAQCSAASELSGPSTPLHTSSPVQGKESARRQDTRSPTLAPTQRLSPAEALPPVSQGGADKAPELPARSGPEPPAPGAFSLASPPSSPNDWPQERSPGGRSDSASPRGPVPNTLPGLRHAPWQGLRDPPDSPDGSPLTPVPTQMPWLVASPEPPQSSPTPAFPLAASYDINGAPQPPLPEKRHLLGPGQQPGPWGPEQVSPPARGASHHVTFAPLLPDNTPQPPEPPMQESQSNVKFVQDTSKFWYKPHLSRDQAITLLKDKDPGAFLIRDSHSFQGAYGLALKVATPPPSAQSWKGDPSEQLVRHFLIETGPKGVKIKGCPSEPYFGSLSALVSQHSISPLSLPCCLRIPSKDPLEEVPEAPVPSNMSTAADLLRQGAACSVLYLTSVETESLTGPQAVARASSAALSCSPRPTPAVVHFKVSAQGITLTDNQRKLFFRRHYPVNSITFSSTDPQDRRWTNSDGTTSKIFGFVAKKPGSPWENVCHLFAELDPDQPAGAIVTFITKVLLGQRK
- the TNS2 gene encoding tensin-2 isoform X1 — its product is MKPRKAEPHSFREKVFRKKPPVCAVCKAAIDGTGVSCRVCKVATHRKCEAKVTSSCQALPPVELRRNTAPVRRIEHLGSTKSLNHSKQRSTLPRSFSLDPLMERRWDLDLTYVTERILAASFPARPDEQRHRGHLRELAHVLQSKHRDKYLLFNLSEKRHDLTRLNPKVQDFGWPELHAPPLDKLCSICKAMETWLSADPQHVVVLYCKGSKGKLGVIVSAYMHYSKISAGADQALATLTMRKFCEDKVAAELQPSQRRYITYFSGLLSGSIRMNSSPLFLHHVLVPVLPAFEPGAGFQPFLKIYQSMQLVYTSGIYHVAGPGPQQLCISLEPALLLKGDVMVTCYHKGSRGTDRTLVFRVQFHTCTIHGPRLTFSKDQLDEAWTEERFPFQASVEFVFSSSPEKIKGNTPRNEPSVSVDYNTAEPAVRWDSYENFNLHHEDSADDSVTHTRGPLDGSPYAQVQRAPRQTPPAPSPEPPPPPLLSVSSDSGHSSTLTTEPAAESPGRPPPTAAERQELERLLGGCGVASGGRGAGRETAILDDEDQPGAGGGPHLGIYSGHRPGLSRHCSCRQGYREPCGVPNGGYYRPEGTLERRRLAFGAYEGPPQGYAEPSVEKRRLCRSLSEGPYPYPSELGKPANGDFGYRPPGYREVVILEDPGLPPLCSCPACEEKLALPTAALYGLRLEREAGEGWASEAGKPLLHPVRPGHPLPLLVPACGHHHTPLPDYSCLKPPKAGEEGHEGCSYALCPEGRYGHPGYPALVTYGYGGAVPSYCPAYGRVPHSCGSPGEGRGYPSPRAHSPRAGSISPGSPPYPQSRKLSYEIPAEEGGDRYPLPGHLAPAGPLASAAPLPAESPEPVSWREGPSGHSTLPRSPRDAQCSAASELSGPSTPLHTSSPVQGKESARRQDTRSPTLAPTQRLSPAEALPPVSQGGADKAPELPARSGPEPPAPGAFSLASPPSSPNDWPQERSPGGRSDSASPRGPVPNTLPGLRHAPWQGLRDPPDSPDGSPLTPVPTQMPWLVASPEPPQSSPTPAFPLAASYDINGAPQPPLPEKRHLLGPGQQPGPWGPEQVSPPARGASHHVTFAPLLPDNTPQPPEPPMQESQSNVKFVQDTSKFWYKPHLSRDQAITLLKDKDPGAFLIRDSHSFQGAYGLALKVATPPPSAQSWKGDPSEQLVRHFLIETGPKGVKIKGCPSEPYFGSLSALVSQHSISPLSLPCCLRIPSKDPLEEVPEAPVPSNMSTAADLLRQGAACSVLYLTSVETESLTGPQAVARASSAALSCSPRPTPAVVHFKVSAQGITLTDNQRKLFFRRHYPVNSITFSSTDPQDRRWTNSDGTTSKIFGFVAKKPGSPWENVCHLFAELDPDQPAGAIVTFITKVLLGQRK
- the TNS2 gene encoding tensin-2 isoform X4; this translates as MKPRKAEPHSFREKVFRKKPPVCAVCKAAIDGTGVSCRVCKVATHRKCEAKVTSSCQALPPVELRRNTAPVRRIEHLGSTKSLNHSKQRSTLPRSFSLDPLMERRWDLDLTYVTERILAASFPARPDEQRHRGHLRELAHVLQSKHRDKYLLFNLSEKRHDLTRLNPKVQDFGWPELHAPPLDKLCSICKAMETWLSADPQHVVVLYCKGSKGKLGVIVSAYMHYSKISAGADQALATLTMRKFCEDKVAAELQPSQRRYITYFSGLLSGSIRMNSSPLFLHHVLVPVLPAFEPGAGFQPFLKIYQSMQLVYTSGIYHVAGPGPQQLCISLEPALLLKGDVMVTCYHKGSRGTDRTLVFRVQFHTCTIHGPRLTFSKDQLDEAWTEERFPFQASVEFVFSSSPEKIKGNTPRNEPSVSVDYNTAEPAVRWDSYENFNLHHEDSADDSVTHTRGPLDGSPYAQVQRAPRQTPPAPSPEPPPPPLLSVSSDSGHSSTLTTEPAAESPGRPPPTAAERQELERLLGGCGVASGGRGAGRETAILDDEDQPGAGGGPHLGIYSGHRPGLSRHCSCRQGYREPCGVPNGGYYRPEGTLERRRLAFGAYEGPPQGYAEPSVEKRRLCRSLSEGPYPYPSELGKPANGDFGYRPPGYREVVILEDPGLPPLCSCPACEEKLALPTAALYGLRLEREAGEGWASEAGKPLLHPVRPGHPLPLLVPACGHHHTPLPDYSCLKPPKAGEEGHEGCSYALCPEGRYGHPGYPALVTYGYGGAVPSYCPAYGRVPHSCGSPGEGRGYPSPRAHSPRAGSISPGSPPYPQSRKLSYEIPAEEGGDRYPLPGHLAPAGPLASAESPEPVSWREGPSGHSTLPRSPRDAQCSAASELSGPSTPLHTSSPVQGKESARRQDTRSPTLAPTQRLSPAEALPPVSQGGADKAPELPARSGPEPPAPGAFSLASPPSSPNDWPQERSPGGRSDSASPRGPVPNTLPGLRHAPWQGLRDPPDSPDGSPLTPVPTQMPWLVASPEPPQSSPTPAFPLAASYDINGAPQPPLPEKRHLLGPGQQPGPWGPEQVSPPARGASHHVTFAPLLPDNTPQPPEPPMQESQSNVKFVQDTSKFWYKPHLSRDQAITLLKDKDPGAFLIRDSHSFQGAYGLALKVATPPPSAQSWKGDPSEQLVRHFLIETGPKGVKIKGCPSEPYFGSLSALVSQHSISPLSLPCCLRIPSKDPLEEVPEAPVPSNMSTAADLLRQGAACSVLYLTSVETESLTGPQAVARASSAALSCSPRPTPAVVHFKVSAQGITLTDNQRKLFFRRHYPVNSITFSSTDPQDRRWTNSDGTTSKIFGFVAKKPGSPWENVCHLFAELDPDQPAGAIVTFITKVLLGQRK
- the TNS2 gene encoding tensin-2 isoform X2 — encoded protein: MKSSGPVERLLRALGRRDSSRATSRPRKAEPHSFREKVFRKKPPVCAVCKAAIDGTGVSCRVCKVATHRKCEAKVTSSCQALPPVELRRNTAPVRRIEHLGSTKSLNHSKQRSTLPRSFSLDPLMERRWDLDLTYVTERILAASFPARPDEQRHRGHLRELAHVLQSKHRDKYLLFNLSEKRHDLTRLNPKVQDFGWPELHAPPLDKLCSICKAMETWLSADPQHVVVLYCKGSKGKLGVIVSAYMHYSKISAGADQALATLTMRKFCEDKVAAELQPSQRRYITYFSGLLSGSIRMNSSPLFLHHVLVPVLPAFEPGAGFQPFLKIYQSMQLVYTSGIYHVAGPGPQQLCISLEPALLLKGDVMVTCYHKGSRGTDRTLVFRVQFHTCTIHGPRLTFSKDQLDEAWTEERFPFQASVEFVFSSSPEKIKGNTPRNEPSVSVDYNTAEPAVRWDSYENFNLHHEDSADDSVTHTRGPLDGSPYAQVQRAPRQTPPAPSPEPPPPPLLSVSSDSGHSSTLTTEPAAESPGRPPPTAAERQELERLLGGCGVASGGRGAGRETAILDDEDQPGAGGGPHLGIYSGHRPGLSRHCSCRQGYREPCGVPNGGYYRPEGTLERRRLAFGAYEGPPQGYAEPSVEKRRLCRSLSEGPYPYPSELGKPANGDFGYRPPGYREVVILEDPGLPPLCSCPACEEKLALPTAALYGLRLEREAGEGWASEAGKPLLHPVRPGHPLPLLVPACGHHHTPLPDYSCLKPPKAGEEGHEGCSYALCPEGRYGHPGYPALVTYGYGGAVPSYCPAYGRVPHSCGSPGEGRGYPSPRAHSPRAGSISPGSPPYPQSRKLSYEIPAEEGGDRYPLPGHLAPAGPLASAAPLPAESPEPVSWREGPSGHSTLPRSPRDAQCSAASELSGPSTPLHTSSPVQGKESARRQDTRSPTLAPTQRLSPAEALPPVSQGGADKAPELPARSGPEPPAPGAFSLASPPSSPNDWPQERSPGGRSDSASPRGPVPNTLPGLRHAPWQGLRDPPDSPDGSPLTPVPTQMPWLVASPEPPQSSPTPAFPLAASYDINGAPQPPLPEKRHLLGPGQQPGPWGPEQVSPPARGASHHVTFAPLLPDNTPQPPEPPMQESQSNVKFVQDTSKFWYKPHLSRDQAITLLKDKDPGAFLIRDSHSFQGAYGLALKVATPPPSAQSWKGDPSEQLVRHFLIETGPKGVKIKGCPSEPYFGSLSALVSQHSISPLSLPCCLRIPSKDPLEEVPEAPVPSNMSTAADLLRQGAACSVLYLTSVETESLTGPQAVARASSAALSCSPRPTPAVVHFKVSAQGITLTDNQRKLFFRRHYPVNSITFSSTDPQDRRWTNSDGTTSKIFGFVAKKPGSPWENVCHLFAELDPDQPAGAIVTFITKVLLGQRK
- the TNS2 gene encoding tensin-2 isoform X5, translating into MKSSGPVERLLRALGRRDSSRATSRPRKAEPHSFREKVFRKKPPVCAVCKAAIDGTGVSCRVCKVATHRKCEAKVTSSCQALPPVELRRNTAPVRRIEHLGSTKSLNHSKQRSTLPRSFSLDPLMERRWDLDLTYVTERILAASFPARPDEQRHRGHLRELAHVLQSKHRDKYLLFNLSEKRHDLTRLNPKVQDFGWPELHAPPLDKLCSICKAMETWLSADPQHVVVLYCKGSKGKLGVIVSAYMHYSKISAGADQALATLTMRKFCEDKVAAELQPSQRRYITYFSGLLSGSIRMNSSPLFLHHVLVPVLPAFEPGAGFQPFLKIYQSMQLVYTSGIYHVAGPGPQQLCISLEPALLLKGDVMVTCYHKGSRGTDRTLVFRVQFHTCTIHGPRLTFSKDQLDEAWTEERFPFQASVEFVFSSSPEKIKGNTPRNEPSVSVDYNTAEPAVRWDSYENFNLHHEDSADDSVTHTRGPLDGSPYAQVQRAPRQTPPAPSPEPPPPPLLSVSSDSGHSSTLTTEPAAESPGRPPPTAAERQELERLLGGCGVASGGRGAGRETAILDDEDQPGAGGGPHLGIYSGHRPGLSRHCSCRQGYREPCGVPNGGYYRPEGTLERRRLAFGAYEGPPQGYAEPSVEKRRLCRSLSEGPYPYPSELGKPANGDFGYRPPGYREVVILEDPGLPPLCSCPACEEKLALPTAALYGLRLEREAGEGWASEAGKPLLHPVRPGHPLPLLVPACGHHHTPLPDYSCLKPPKAGEEGHEGCSYALCPEGRYGHPGYPALVTYGYGGAVPSYCPAYGRVPHSCGSPGEGRGYPSPRAHSPRAGSISPGSPPYPQSRKLSYEIPAEEGGDRYPLPGHLAPAGPLASAESPEPVSWREGPSGHSTLPRSPRDAQCSAASELSGPSTPLHTSSPVQGKESARRQDTRSPTLAPTQRLSPAEALPPVSQGGADKAPELPARSGPEPPAPGAFSLASPPSSPNDWPQERSPGGRSDSASPRGPVPNTLPGLRHAPWQGLRDPPDSPDGSPLTPVPTQMPWLVASPEPPQSSPTPAFPLAASYDINGAPQPPLPEKRHLLGPGQQPGPWGPEQVSPPARGASHHVTFAPLLPDNTPQPPEPPMQESQSNVKFVQDTSKFWYKPHLSRDQAITLLKDKDPGAFLIRDSHSFQGAYGLALKVATPPPSAQSWKGDPSEQLVRHFLIETGPKGVKIKGCPSEPYFGSLSALVSQHSISPLSLPCCLRIPSKDPLEEVPEAPVPSNMSTAADLLRQGAACSVLYLTSVETESLTGPQAVARASSAALSCSPRPTPAVVHFKVSAQGITLTDNQRKLFFRRHYPVNSITFSSTDPQDRRWTNSDGTTSKIFGFVAKKPGSPWENVCHLFAELDPDQPAGAIVTFITKVLLGQRK